Part of the Mytilus trossulus isolate FHL-02 chromosome 2, PNRI_Mtr1.1.1.hap1, whole genome shotgun sequence genome is shown below.
GGTCTTGgtgattattttgataaattgctCCAATtcacaaacataaacttttgcAGATGTATGCAGTAAAGccatatttataatatacaaataattttcaaacatttcccCGACTCATTTACAAAAGATAATagatataaattttagaaatgacTTTGACATTTTACTGTACAGACAGATGATTGTCAGTTAAATGTGCATTTCTCTAATTTAGGACGATATGATATTTACTGAGGAATTAATGACCGGTCACATGGGAGTTAGCTCTCTCTGATCTCACTATTTGACGATAAATAAAAACACTGGTTTTCACTAGTGAAAGGGAATATTTATGGAAATATTATAGTGTTCCGAGATTGCCTAACTTCCAGCAATTAAACttaactttttcttaaaatatttttttagaagatATTGCATGTGATCAACGCTTAATTAGagacatgtatttattataaatatttctgtaCATTGTAATTGGAgagaaaattttattaaaaaaatgtaacgaaaaatttcaaatacatttggCGCATGACGAACATTTCTAAGAAGGTGAAAAGAATCCAAAAgataaaattttcttttctctTGCAATGATTATCATTTATGTTCTTATGTCCGTGAAATTGAGTCCAGTTGTTTCTGTGTTTCACGgatcattttatataattgtgGTTGTAACTGTCAGATTTGAACatgtgataaaacaaaaatcccttctaaaatgttttgataatgtCAAAGTAAATTAGCAAAgttgttatatatgtatatatttgaacattatgatactatttttttatagttttgtttcTAAGATTTCTTATTagcaaaaatatttcaatgtaatggttttcaaaaaaaaagtattaaaaaataaaattatattccaAAATCCGTAtttaagatatttcaaattgacaCAATACAAATTcacttatttttgacaaattcttttccaaaataaaaaggttCAATCAGATTAGAGatcaaaaatattcatcacaaatgatatttttctattctttttaattaaagACGTAAACGATTTTCAAACTGTTGTGCTTACCATTCTAAGTCGTGAAGCACTTAGACAAAAAGTGCAGACTGTTTTTGGTAGGTTATCCATTCCTCCTCTGAGCATGGCTTGATGTTTAATACATGGTTGGTCTATACAATCCGCCCCAACCATCAATACAGTGTTTAGATGAGCAATATAACTTGTTGCCAGTCTCaatgtttctatttttgacaattttctaTTTGCTGGTTCTGTTGGAATCAATGTTCGTAAAGTTATAAATGCAGAATTTACACTATGAGTGCGATCCCGCTCCCGGGCATTTGCTGCGTTCCTGGGTCTGCCAGGAAAAGGATAGTCACACGATTGATCTTGTTCATTGTCATCAGATGAATTTAGTGGTTTCCGTTTTTTTAAAGTTCCAGTACAGTTTCGACCCGACGAAGCATCCTCATTTGATCCGTTGCTATCACTCGCGTCTGAATAATTGTCCTCCTTTGGCTTCTTAT
Proteins encoded:
- the LOC134705080 gene encoding transcription factor 15-like, whose protein sequence is MKRSLEHYHKKPKEDNYSDASDSNGSNEDASSGRNCTGTLKKRKPLNSSDDNEQDQSCDYPFPGRPRNAANARERDRTHSVNSAFITLRTLIPTEPANRKLSKIETLRLATSYIAHLNTVLMVGADCIDQPCIKHQAMLRGGMDNLPKTVCTFCLSASRLRMIRPESCMYKDIRVSMQSRR